A region from the Streptosporangium sp. NBC_01756 genome encodes:
- a CDS encoding endolytic transglycosylase MltG, with protein MTLNKFDVSASNEDLRSRSRYNTYAHLGLPPGPICNPGADAIEAALKPAAGPWLYFVTTDPEKGVTKFATSEAQFFKLVEEFNKNRRTG; from the coding sequence ATCACGCTGAACAAGTTCGACGTCAGTGCCTCGAACGAGGATCTCAGGAGCCGGTCGCGGTACAACACCTATGCGCACCTCGGCCTGCCGCCCGGTCCCATCTGCAACCCGGGCGCCGACGCCATCGAGGCTGCCCTGAAGCCGGCCGCTGGGCCCTGGCTGTACTTCGTGACGACCGATCCGGAGAAGGGCGTCACGAAGTTCGCCACCTCCGAAGCCCAGTTCTTCAAGCTGGTCGAGGAGTTCAACAAGAACCGCAGGACCGGGTGA
- a CDS encoding RNA-guided endonuclease InsQ/TnpB family protein, protein MCSIVRLVVQVKLLPTPEQAAALEATLNAVNTAACQVSRLAHQQRTFRNYDLRKHAYEEIKAGYGLAAQAAQHVIKKVADAYTTLHANLRNGNLGKPGSARRRSVESTPIAFRPDAAQPYDDRCLSWQIDVATVSIWTVRGRVKKVAFTASAEQLKTLAAHRKGESDLVHRDGMWFLIATCDLPDVPLTPPGGFVGVDLGIANIATTSTGARHSGKGLNAVRHRQRELRRRLQAKGTKSAKRLLKKRRRTEARFAADTNHRIAKQIVTEAERTGQGIALEDLQNIRERVRLRKPQRVTLHSWSFHQLGAFITYKAARAGVAVIHVDPSYTSQQCSACGHVDRKNRPDQETFLCTSCGFAEHADVNAARNIASRGVAGWAVSHAADDAA, encoded by the coding sequence ATGTGTTCGATCGTGAGGCTGGTGGTGCAGGTGAAACTCCTGCCGACGCCCGAGCAGGCGGCGGCGCTGGAAGCGACCCTGAACGCCGTCAACACCGCCGCCTGCCAGGTCTCCCGGCTGGCGCATCAACAGCGGACCTTCCGCAACTACGACCTGCGCAAGCACGCCTACGAGGAAATCAAGGCCGGGTATGGGCTCGCCGCCCAGGCCGCGCAGCACGTGATCAAGAAGGTCGCGGACGCCTACACCACCCTGCATGCCAACCTCCGCAACGGTAACCTCGGCAAACCAGGCTCAGCGCGCAGACGGAGCGTAGAGTCCACACCCATCGCCTTCCGGCCCGACGCCGCCCAGCCCTACGACGACCGCTGCCTGTCCTGGCAGATCGACGTGGCGACCGTGTCGATCTGGACCGTGCGCGGCCGGGTGAAGAAGGTGGCGTTCACCGCCTCGGCCGAGCAGCTGAAAACCCTGGCGGCTCACCGCAAGGGCGAATCCGATCTCGTGCACCGCGACGGCATGTGGTTCCTCATCGCCACCTGCGATCTACCCGACGTCCCGCTCACCCCTCCGGGCGGGTTCGTCGGAGTGGACCTGGGCATCGCCAACATCGCCACCACCAGTACCGGTGCGCGACACAGCGGCAAAGGCCTGAACGCCGTCCGGCATCGACAGCGCGAACTGCGCCGCCGTTTGCAAGCCAAAGGCACCAAATCCGCCAAGCGGCTGCTCAAGAAGCGCCGCCGTACGGAAGCACGGTTCGCCGCCGACACCAACCACCGCATCGCCAAGCAGATCGTGACCGAGGCAGAACGCACCGGGCAGGGGATCGCTCTGGAAGACCTCCAGAACATCCGTGAGCGGGTACGGCTTCGCAAGCCCCAGCGGGTCACGCTGCACTCGTGGTCGTTTCACCAGCTCGGTGCGTTCATCACCTACAAGGCGGCCCGGGCCGGGGTCGCCGTCATCCATGTGGACCCCTCCTATACCAGCCAGCAGTGTTCGGCCTGCGGGCATGTGGATAGGAAGAACCGGCCCGACCAGGAAACCTTCCTCTGCACGTCGTGCGGCTTCGCTGAGCACGCCGACGTCAACGCGGCCCGCAACATCGCCTCACGCGGTGTGGCGGGCTGGGCAGTGAGTCACGCTGCCGACGACGCGGCCTGA
- a CDS encoding endolytic transglycosylase MltG, whose amino-acid sequence MVDDDLTGSPPHEGKSRFAFPATYEVSPTSSPDELLTAMVTRFNRAAEDSNLVDGARRVGRTPLEITTIASIVQAESTDRRDMPKVARVLYNRLNHTPEMKLQLDSTIMYGVSFSAVNDRACNSSPSMASTVQAASSAA is encoded by the coding sequence ATCGTTGACGATGATCTCACTGGGTCTCCACCCCACGAGGGGAAGTCCAGATTCGCCTTCCCCGCGACCTATGAGGTCTCGCCCACGTCGAGCCCCGACGAACTCCTCACCGCGATGGTGACCCGCTTCAATCGCGCCGCCGAGGACAGCAACCTGGTGGACGGTGCCCGGCGTGTCGGCCGTACGCCACTGGAGATCACGACCATCGCCAGCATCGTCCAGGCCGAGTCGACCGACAGGCGCGACATGCCCAAGGTCGCTCGGGTCCTCTACAACCGGCTGAACCACACGCCCGAGATGAAGCTGCAACTGGACAGCACGATCATGTACGGCGTCAGCTTCTCGGCCGTAAACGACCGAGCTTGCAACTCCTCGCCGTCGATGGCTTCGACAGTTCAGGCCGCGTCGTCGGCAGCGTGA
- a CDS encoding ABC transporter permease, with amino-acid sequence MNAPTGTGRLVRFALRRDRRLLPLWVLFPSLVPPTFVAAFNGGYPTAQARQEYLETSLHNTAFTVTYGPLHGSSLGELVSWRSGFIPVMVALISLLTVIRHTRTEEEAGRRELIGSTAVSRHADLAAALVMTCTACLVLGVLSALVLIGQGLPATGSLAYGFELAVAGWVFAAIGAVAAQLGSSAGSARGIAVVVLGTAFLLRGIGDVSALSGGRWGWLSWLSPIGWAHRLRPFDGEHWWIVALAVCATVALTAVAVALSARRDLGNGLFAARVGPAVAPPGLRSPLGLAWRLHRGSLISRTAGFAVVGLGLGGIAESIGELMNNSSPAAREVLARVGGPGTVVDQYLVGMMTMFAVIAAGYAIQAALRLRAEESGGRAEPLLAAPVDRLRWAGSHLVFALLGPTLGLAAFGTATGLAHGLNTGDLGRDLPRVLAAAVVQLPAVWLFAGLAFALFGLLPRLAAGAFAILLVSLLLGWLGGELGLSQWVLDLSVFNHIPQLPGAEVTVLPLAVLTALAAALILLGLYGLRRRDMPSG; translated from the coding sequence ATGAACGCGCCGACCGGCACCGGGCGCCTGGTCCGCTTCGCGCTGCGACGCGATCGCCGGCTGCTGCCGCTGTGGGTGCTCTTTCCCTCCCTGGTCCCGCCGACGTTCGTCGCCGCGTTCAACGGTGGGTATCCCACCGCGCAGGCACGTCAGGAGTACCTGGAGACGAGCCTCCACAACACCGCCTTCACCGTGACGTACGGCCCGCTGCACGGCTCCAGCCTTGGCGAGCTCGTCAGCTGGCGGTCCGGATTCATCCCCGTCATGGTCGCTCTCATCAGCCTTCTCACCGTCATCAGGCACACCAGGACGGAGGAGGAGGCGGGCCGCCGTGAGCTGATCGGCTCGACCGCGGTGTCCCGTCATGCGGACCTGGCCGCCGCCCTGGTCATGACCTGCACGGCCTGTCTCGTCCTCGGCGTGCTGTCGGCGCTGGTCCTGATCGGCCAGGGCCTGCCCGCGACGGGCTCGCTCGCCTACGGCTTCGAGCTGGCCGTCGCCGGCTGGGTCTTCGCCGCGATCGGCGCGGTGGCCGCCCAGCTCGGCTCCAGCGCGGGGAGTGCCCGCGGCATCGCCGTCGTCGTCCTCGGCACCGCCTTCCTGCTGCGCGGCATCGGCGACGTCAGCGCGCTGTCCGGCGGCAGGTGGGGCTGGCTCTCCTGGCTGTCGCCGATCGGCTGGGCGCACCGGCTGCGGCCGTTCGACGGCGAGCACTGGTGGATCGTCGCGCTCGCCGTCTGCGCGACCGTCGCACTCACCGCGGTGGCCGTCGCGCTGTCCGCCCGGCGGGACCTCGGCAACGGCCTGTTCGCCGCCAGGGTCGGCCCGGCCGTCGCACCGCCCGGCCTGCGCTCTCCCTTGGGCCTGGCATGGCGGCTGCATCGCGGATCGCTGATCAGCAGGACCGCGGGCTTCGCCGTGGTCGGTCTCGGACTCGGCGGCATCGCCGAGAGTATCGGCGAACTGATGAACAACAGCTCCCCCGCGGCCCGTGAGGTCCTCGCCCGGGTGGGCGGGCCCGGCACGGTCGTCGACCAGTATCTGGTGGGCATGATGACCATGTTCGCCGTGATCGCCGCCGGGTACGCGATCCAGGCGGCGCTGCGCCTCAGGGCGGAGGAGAGCGGTGGACGCGCCGAACCCCTGCTCGCCGCGCCGGTCGACCGGCTGCGCTGGGCGGGCAGCCATCTCGTCTTCGCCCTGCTCGGCCCGACGCTCGGGCTGGCCGCCTTCGGGACGGCCACCGGGCTCGCACACGGGCTCAACACCGGCGACCTCGGCCGCGACCTGCCCCGCGTCCTCGCCGCCGCGGTCGTCCAACTACCCGCGGTGTGGCTGTTCGCCGGACTCGCGTTCGCGCTGTTCGGGCTGCTGCCCCGCCTGGCGGCGGGCGCGTTCGCCATCCTCCTGGTGAGCCTGCTGCTCGGCTGGCTCGGCGGAGAGCTCGGGCTGAGCCAGTGGGTGCTCGACCTGTCGGTGTTCAACCACATCCCGCAGCTTCCCGGTGCGGAGGTGACGGTGCTGCCGCTCGCCGTACTGACCGCGCTGGCGGCGGCGCTCATCCTCCTCGGCCTGTACGGCCTGCGCCGCCGGGACATGCCGTCCGGTTGA
- a CDS encoding ABC transporter ATP-binding protein: MTDAISVAGLVKTFGATKALDGLDLTVRTGEVHGFLGPNGAGKSTTIRVLLGLMRADEGTARLLGGDPWADATALHRRLAYVPGDVTLWPNLSGGEVIDLLGRLRGGLDRRRRADLLERFDLDPRKKGRAYSKGNRQKVALVAALASDVELLILDEPTSGLDPLMEEVFRETIREEVRRGDRTVLLSSHILAEVEALCDRLTIIRDGRAVETGTLSDLRHLTRTSVQAELEGPPYGLEDLPGVHDVRVDGDRVRFDVDSTALGAALSRLSSIGVRSLVSRPPTLEELFLRHYDRTGAGTGRHAEATR, from the coding sequence ATGACTGACGCCATCTCGGTGGCCGGGTTGGTCAAGACGTTCGGCGCCACCAAGGCACTGGACGGCCTCGACCTCACCGTGCGCACCGGAGAGGTGCACGGCTTCCTGGGGCCCAACGGCGCGGGGAAGAGCACCACGATCCGTGTCCTGCTGGGGCTGATGCGCGCCGACGAGGGCACCGCTCGCCTGCTCGGCGGCGACCCGTGGGCCGACGCGACCGCGCTGCACCGCCGGCTGGCCTACGTGCCCGGCGACGTCACACTGTGGCCGAACCTGTCGGGCGGCGAGGTGATCGACCTGCTCGGCCGGTTGCGCGGCGGGCTCGACCGGCGCCGCCGCGCCGACCTGCTGGAGCGCTTCGACCTCGACCCCCGCAAGAAGGGGCGCGCCTACTCCAAGGGCAACCGGCAGAAGGTGGCCCTGGTCGCCGCCCTCGCCTCCGACGTGGAACTGCTCATCCTCGACGAACCGACCTCCGGCCTCGACCCGCTGATGGAGGAGGTCTTCCGCGAGACCATCCGGGAGGAGGTACGGCGAGGCGACCGGACGGTGCTGCTGTCCAGCCACATCCTCGCCGAGGTCGAGGCGCTGTGCGACAGGCTCACCATCATCCGCGACGGCCGGGCGGTCGAGACCGGCACGCTCTCCGACCTGCGGCACCTGACCCGCACCAGCGTCCAGGCCGAGCTGGAGGGCCCGCCGTACGGGCTGGAGGACCTGCCGGGTGTGCACGACGTTCGCGTGGACGGTGACCGGGTCCGCTTCGACGTCGACTCCACCGCGCTCGGCGCGGCGCTGAGCAGGCTCTCCTCGATCGGTGTGCGCAGTCTCGTCAGCCGGCCGCCCACCCTGGAGGAGCTGTTCCTGCGGCACTACGACAGGACGGGCGCGGGCACCGGACGGCACGCGGAGGCGACCCGATGA
- a CDS encoding TetR/AcrR family transcriptional regulator, which yields MTTTGPDPEDLTARARIRDAAMLHFAEQGFERATIRGIAETAGVSSGLVRHHFGSKQGLRETCDAHLAKMIRKLNDEVRSGQVPDQANPVAAANAMMGPYRGYLARALVEGSAEAVFDQMVELSEEWLAEADEKRPDVPDVDRKARATVGTAMALAIAVLHKHVSRGMGVDLFTPEGDLLLARTLIDVYSHPMLSVENAAEARAALDRLQPEPPPTDRGAWSRQRKEQQHD from the coding sequence GTGACCACGACCGGACCCGACCCCGAGGACCTCACCGCCCGCGCCCGCATCAGGGACGCCGCGATGCTGCACTTCGCCGAGCAGGGGTTCGAGCGGGCCACGATCAGGGGCATCGCCGAGACCGCCGGTGTGTCGTCAGGGCTGGTGCGCCACCACTTCGGCTCCAAGCAGGGGCTGCGGGAGACGTGCGACGCGCACCTGGCCAAGATGATCCGCAAACTCAACGACGAGGTCCGGTCGGGCCAGGTGCCCGACCAGGCGAACCCCGTCGCCGCCGCCAACGCCATGATGGGCCCCTACCGGGGATACCTGGCCCGCGCGCTGGTGGAGGGATCGGCCGAGGCCGTCTTCGACCAGATGGTCGAGCTCAGCGAGGAGTGGCTCGCCGAAGCCGACGAGAAGCGTCCCGACGTCCCCGACGTCGACCGGAAGGCCAGGGCGACGGTGGGCACCGCGATGGCGCTGGCCATCGCGGTGCTGCACAAGCACGTGTCCAGGGGCATGGGCGTCGACCTGTTCACCCCCGAGGGAGACCTGCTGCTCGCCAGGACCCTCATCGACGTCTATTCACATCCCATGCTCAGCGTCGAGAACGCCGCCGAGGCCAGAGCGGCTCTCGACAGGCTCCAGCCCGAGCCGCCCCCGACAGACCGCGGAGCCTGGTCCCGCCAACGCAAGGAGCAGCAGCATGACTGA
- a CDS encoding ROK family transcriptional regulator codes for MRQASGDASLLRRLNSAAILRILRGREVATLTELASAAGVSRPTAEGVVEDLLADGWVEEYAEDEHADRQRGRPARRFRFRASSAHVAGVYIDSANLQAMVCDLGGEVRAVRRQPLPADTPAPERLAALAELVRLVAADAEVAVADLAVVGVGTTGVVDGEGRVVKSIMLPGWTGLHLHAELSARIPVPVVVENDMRLAVMAEHWRGAACGCDDVVYLLTGDRIGMGLLIGGRAHRGAHAAAGEIGSQPNDNWSAFRYVADYAMAVEPGELRGSRQSAEFAISRARSGDEKARLAVRRFGRALAAGLITVVNPLDPEMVVIGGSLSAAGDLLVDPIQELLDEYCLYPPKVVASGLGGECITLGAVRLALDHAERLLFTMPD; via the coding sequence ATGAGACAGGCGAGCGGTGACGCGTCCCTCCTGCGGAGGCTCAACTCCGCCGCGATCCTGCGCATCCTGCGCGGCCGCGAGGTCGCCACGCTGACCGAACTGGCCTCCGCCGCCGGAGTCTCCAGACCCACGGCCGAGGGGGTCGTCGAGGATCTGCTGGCCGACGGCTGGGTCGAGGAGTACGCCGAGGACGAGCACGCCGACCGCCAGCGCGGCCGTCCCGCCCGGCGTTTCCGGTTCCGCGCCTCCTCCGCGCACGTGGCCGGCGTCTACATCGACAGCGCCAACCTCCAGGCCATGGTCTGCGACCTGGGCGGAGAGGTCAGGGCGGTGCGCAGGCAGCCGCTCCCCGCCGACACCCCCGCGCCCGAGAGGCTGGCCGCCCTCGCCGAGCTGGTCCGGCTGGTCGCCGCCGACGCCGAGGTCGCCGTCGCCGACCTGGCCGTCGTGGGTGTGGGCACGACCGGCGTGGTCGACGGCGAGGGCCGGGTCGTCAAGAGCATCATGCTGCCCGGCTGGACGGGACTGCACCTGCACGCCGAGCTGTCCGCACGCATCCCGGTCCCGGTGGTCGTCGAGAACGACATGCGCCTGGCGGTCATGGCCGAGCACTGGCGTGGGGCCGCCTGCGGCTGCGACGACGTGGTCTACCTGCTCACCGGCGACAGGATCGGCATGGGCCTGCTCATCGGCGGCCGGGCACACCGGGGTGCCCACGCCGCCGCGGGCGAGATCGGCTCCCAGCCCAACGACAACTGGTCGGCCTTCCGCTACGTGGCCGACTACGCGATGGCGGTGGAGCCCGGCGAGTTGCGCGGGAGCCGGCAGAGTGCGGAGTTCGCCATCTCCAGGGCGCGCTCGGGCGACGAGAAGGCCCGGCTGGCGGTCAGGAGGTTCGGGCGCGCCCTGGCGGCCGGCCTGATCACCGTGGTCAACCCGCTCGACCCGGAGATGGTGGTCATCGGCGGCAGCCTCTCGGCGGCCGGTGACCTGCTCGTGGACCCGATCCAGGAACTGCTGGACGAATACTGCCTGTACCCGCCGAAGGTCGTCGCATCGGGGCTCGGCGGCGAGTGCATCACCCTGGGCGCCGTACGGCTGGCGCTCGACCACGCCGAGCGGCTCCTGTTTACGATGCCGGATTGA
- a CDS encoding Gfo/Idh/MocA family protein yields MEDLRIGVIGLGLRTSLALSAHRPGKGSVVAALCDSDPAVLKRQSERFDAEILTEDHRELLDRADLDAIIVMTPDDTHERIAIDCLQAGKAVYLEKPLHITVEGCDNILRTAKETGTRLYVGHNMRHMGVVRTMRDIIRKGVIGEPKTVWARHFVSYGGDYYFKDWHADRTRTTGLLLQKAAHDLDVIHWLAGGYTTRVNALGDLMLYGDLPRREPGTPRPENWLKEFEWPPTQRRNLHHIVDVEDVSVMNMRLDNGVIASYQQCHFSPDYVRNYTVIGTEGRLENFGDGPGDTVKVWNTGPTGYRGDCDIAYKVPAAAGPHGGADVGIIAEFIRFVREGGGTDTSPVAARMSVAAGYMATMSLRDGGMPYDVPPLDPELVAYFDGGQ; encoded by the coding sequence GTGGAAGACCTGCGTATCGGCGTCATCGGCCTCGGCCTGCGGACCAGCCTGGCGCTCTCGGCCCACCGACCGGGCAAGGGTTCGGTGGTGGCCGCGCTGTGCGACTCCGACCCGGCGGTGCTCAAGCGCCAGTCCGAGCGGTTCGACGCCGAGATCCTGACCGAGGACCACCGCGAACTGCTCGACCGCGCCGACCTCGACGCGATCATCGTCATGACCCCCGACGACACCCACGAGCGCATCGCGATCGACTGTCTCCAGGCAGGCAAGGCCGTGTACCTGGAGAAGCCGCTGCACATCACCGTGGAGGGCTGCGACAACATCCTGCGCACCGCGAAGGAGACCGGGACCCGGCTCTACGTCGGGCACAACATGCGGCACATGGGCGTGGTCCGGACCATGCGCGACATCATCCGGAAGGGGGTCATCGGCGAGCCGAAGACCGTCTGGGCGCGCCACTTCGTTTCCTACGGCGGCGACTACTACTTCAAGGACTGGCACGCGGACCGCACCCGCACCACGGGCCTGCTGCTGCAGAAGGCGGCCCACGACCTCGACGTCATCCACTGGCTGGCGGGCGGTTACACCACGCGCGTCAACGCCCTCGGCGACCTGATGCTCTACGGCGACCTGCCGCGCCGCGAGCCCGGCACCCCGCGGCCGGAGAACTGGCTCAAGGAGTTCGAGTGGCCGCCCACCCAGCGCAGGAACCTGCACCACATCGTGGACGTCGAAGACGTCTCGGTGATGAACATGCGCCTGGACAACGGCGTCATCGCCTCCTACCAGCAGTGCCACTTCAGTCCCGACTACGTGCGCAACTACACCGTCATCGGGACCGAGGGGCGGCTGGAGAACTTCGGTGACGGCCCCGGTGACACGGTCAAGGTCTGGAACACCGGGCCGACCGGCTACCGCGGTGACTGCGACATCGCCTACAAGGTGCCCGCGGCGGCCGGCCCGCACGGCGGTGCCGACGTCGGGATCATCGCGGAGTTCATCCGCTTCGTGCGCGAGGGCGGGGGCACCGACACCTCTCCGGTGGCGGCCCGGATGAGCGTCGCCGCCGGGTACATGGCGACGATGTCGCTGCGTGACGGCGGCATGCCGTACGACGTGCCACCGCTGGACCCCGAACTGGTCGCCTACTTCGACGGCGGCCAGTGA
- a CDS encoding alpha/beta fold hydrolase, with amino-acid sequence MLITTAPDGTEVRATDEGRGPALLILHPGLDDGRSWDKVATRLTPRHRVVRLHRRQYRQDLPGPATISQEVEHVVAAAREIGSPILLVGHSSGAVVALESLLAAPGMFTGAVLYEPPVVIGPPLGGPGGEVNVRARQAIAAGRPGRALRIFIRDTVGLPAWMAFLAGVFTALSPRLRPLVPHQIDDNEALDRLGVRLDAYAGVEAPVLLLGGDRSPAHLGERLDALARVLPRAERVVLHGQGHSAHAAAPAEVAAVIESFAARTTD; translated from the coding sequence ATGCTCATCACCACGGCGCCCGACGGCACCGAGGTCCGCGCCACCGACGAGGGTCGGGGACCGGCCCTGCTGATCCTCCATCCCGGACTGGACGACGGCCGATCCTGGGACAAGGTGGCGACCCGGCTGACGCCGCGTCACCGGGTCGTGCGCCTGCACCGCCGGCAGTACCGGCAGGACCTGCCCGGCCCCGCGACGATCTCGCAGGAGGTCGAGCACGTGGTCGCCGCCGCCCGGGAGATCGGTTCCCCGATCCTGCTCGTCGGCCACTCCTCCGGCGCCGTGGTCGCTCTGGAGTCCCTGCTCGCCGCCCCCGGGATGTTCACCGGTGCCGTCCTCTACGAGCCACCGGTCGTGATCGGCCCTCCGCTCGGCGGTCCCGGCGGCGAGGTCAACGTCCGTGCCCGGCAGGCCATCGCGGCCGGACGCCCCGGCAGGGCGCTCCGGATCTTCATCCGGGACACCGTAGGGCTCCCGGCCTGGATGGCCTTCCTGGCCGGCGTGTTCACCGCCCTCAGTCCGCGGTTGCGCCCGCTCGTCCCCCACCAGATCGACGACAACGAGGCGCTGGACCGGCTCGGCGTCCGGCTCGACGCCTATGCCGGAGTCGAGGCACCGGTGCTGCTGCTCGGCGGCGACCGCAGCCCGGCCCACCTGGGCGAACGCCTCGATGCGCTGGCACGCGTGCTGCCCCGCGCCGAGCGGGTGGTGCTGCACGGTCAGGGACACAGCGCGCACGCGGCCGCACCCGCCGAGGTCGCCGCCGTCATCGAGTCCTTCGCCGCCAGGACCACCGACTGA
- a CDS encoding TetR/AcrR family transcriptional regulator C-terminal domain-containing protein: protein MNDRGRARLTRQTMTDAALRLLDEVGLDGLTVRRLAAELGVQSPALYWHIRTKQDLLDGMADAIVQAAGMGPPKPGEHWQEWLARRARAYRASLLAHRDGARVVAGATALSPETVRMFEAELAAMTGCGFTPVLAVRTISTLTHYITGFVLQEQAARPTGRPVEEPAPTLMAALRAGGSPLGADAFEHGLRAIINGTAAALA, encoded by the coding sequence ATGAACGACCGCGGACGGGCCCGGCTGACTCGGCAGACGATGACCGACGCCGCGTTGCGACTGCTGGACGAGGTCGGTCTGGACGGACTGACGGTCCGCCGACTCGCCGCCGAGCTCGGCGTCCAGTCACCGGCGCTGTACTGGCATATCCGCACCAAGCAGGACCTGCTGGACGGCATGGCTGACGCGATCGTGCAGGCCGCGGGGATGGGGCCGCCGAAGCCGGGTGAGCACTGGCAGGAGTGGCTGGCCCGGCGGGCCCGCGCCTACCGGGCTTCGCTGCTCGCCCATCGCGACGGTGCCCGCGTCGTGGCCGGCGCGACGGCGCTGAGCCCGGAGACGGTGCGGATGTTCGAGGCGGAGCTGGCCGCGATGACCGGCTGCGGGTTCACCCCTGTGCTCGCGGTACGCACGATCAGCACCCTCACCCACTACATCACCGGGTTCGTCCTGCAGGAGCAGGCCGCCCGCCCCACCGGGCGGCCTGTCGAGGAACCGGCGCCGACACTGATGGCGGCCCTGCGCGCGGGCGGCAGTCCGCTCGGCGCGGATGCCTTCGAGCACGGCCTGCGCGCGATCATCAACGGTACGGCCGCCGCACTGGCCTGA
- a CDS encoding TetR/AcrR family transcriptional regulator encodes MTTSGADPVPRAQPGRPRRADAQRNYGLLLAAAKEIFDEQGVDAPLDDVARRAGVGNATMYRHFPTRRELIIAVYADEVTELCARGEALLGEMPAGDALFDWLRMFVAHVATKRELALVLADDHDGQRSALFRRWHEAMHSTASALLARAQQAGAVRAEVSASDLLALANGTALTGVDSDQTERLLLLVRHGTDVGR; translated from the coding sequence ATGACAACCTCTGGCGCCGACCCCGTACCACGCGCACAGCCAGGGCGTCCCCGCCGAGCGGACGCGCAACGCAACTACGGGCTGCTGCTGGCCGCCGCCAAGGAGATCTTCGACGAGCAGGGTGTCGACGCACCCCTCGACGACGTCGCCCGCCGGGCCGGGGTCGGCAACGCCACCATGTACCGCCACTTCCCGACCCGCCGTGAGCTGATCATCGCCGTCTACGCCGACGAGGTGACGGAGCTCTGTGCCCGGGGCGAGGCGCTGCTCGGGGAGATGCCGGCCGGTGACGCGCTCTTCGACTGGTTGCGGATGTTCGTCGCGCACGTCGCCACCAAGCGGGAGCTGGCACTGGTGCTTGCCGACGATCACGACGGTCAGCGCTCGGCGCTGTTCCGCCGCTGGCACGAGGCGATGCACTCGACCGCGTCCGCGCTGCTCGCCCGGGCGCAACAGGCCGGTGCCGTCCGCGCCGAAGTCAGCGCGTCCGACCTCCTCGCACTGGCCAACGGCACCGCTCTGACCGGCGTGGACAGCGACCAGACCGAGCGGCTCCTGCTCCTCGTCCGGCACGGTACGGACGTCGGCCGGTGA
- a CDS encoding LysE family translocator, producing the protein MDVHSSIVSFAVVVGLLTLTPGLDTALVLRTSLLAGRRSAWAVVLGIQAGTMLWGTMTAAGLSAVLSASHLAYEILRWAGAAYLIWMGVQMLRHSRKGDADEVATPERPGSGGWWSAFRRGLLTNLLNPKVGVFYVAMLPQFMPDDVPHAAMGVLLAGVHVGEGLLWSALLIGFTGLVRGWLRRPSVKRGLDRLTGLIVIGFGLRLAAQQS; encoded by the coding sequence GTGGACGTTCACAGTTCGATCGTCTCGTTCGCTGTCGTCGTGGGGCTGCTGACGCTCACGCCCGGACTGGACACCGCTCTTGTTCTGCGCACCTCACTGCTCGCCGGCAGAAGGTCCGCCTGGGCCGTGGTGCTCGGCATCCAGGCCGGGACCATGCTCTGGGGCACCATGACCGCCGCCGGCCTCTCCGCCGTCCTTTCCGCCTCCCATCTCGCCTACGAGATCCTGCGCTGGGCGGGTGCGGCCTACCTCATATGGATGGGCGTCCAGATGCTCCGGCACAGCCGTAAAGGCGACGCGGACGAGGTCGCGACGCCCGAACGACCCGGGAGCGGGGGATGGTGGTCCGCGTTCCGCCGTGGCCTGCTGACCAATCTGCTCAACCCGAAAGTGGGCGTCTTCTACGTCGCGATGCTCCCCCAGTTCATGCCGGATGACGTGCCTCATGCCGCGATGGGAGTCCTGCTGGCGGGCGTCCACGTCGGCGAGGGGTTGTTGTGGAGTGCTCTGCTCATCGGATTCACCGGCTTGGTGCGCGGCTGGCTGCGCAGACCATCCGTCAAGCGCGGCCTGGACCGGCTCACGGGTCTGATCGTGATCGGGTTCGGCCTACGGCTGGCGGCGCAGCAGTCGTAG